The following coding sequences lie in one Glycine max cultivar Williams 82 chromosome 19, Glycine_max_v4.0, whole genome shotgun sequence genomic window:
- the LOC100775985 gene encoding WD repeat-containing protein 48, whose protein sequence is MHRVGSASNGNNSTRPRKEKRITYVLNDSDDTKHCAGINCLALLTSAASDGSDYLFTGSRDGRLKRWALDVNRATSSATFESHVDWVNDAVLVGDSTLVSCSSDTTLKTWNALSFGTCTRTLRQHFDYVTCLAAAGKNSNIVASGGLGGEVFIWDIEAAITPVSKCNDATIDESSNGINGSGNLLPLTSLRPINSSNNMSMHTTQTQGYIPIAAKGHKDSVYALAMNESGTILVSGGTEKVVRVWDARSGSKTLKLRGHTDNIRALLLDSSGRYCLSGSSDSMIRLWDIGQQRCVHSYAVHTDSVWALASTPTFSHVYSGGRDFSLYLTDLQTRESSLLCTGEHPILQLALHDDSIWVASTDSSVHRWPAEGYDPQKIFQRGNSFLAGNLSFSRARVSIEGSTPVPVYKEPTLTILGTPAIVQHEVLNNKRHVLTKDASDSVKLWEITKGVVIEDYGKVSFEEKKEELFEMVSIPAWFTVDTRLGSLSVHLDTPQCFSAEMYSADLNIVGKPEDDKINLARETLKGLLAHWLRKRKQRMESPAPANGELLSGKDISSRSLAHSRIEVDGSSENDAMVYPPFEFSVTSPPSIITEGTHGGPWRKKITDLDGTKDEKDFPWWCLDCVLNNRLPPRENTKCSFYLQPCEGSSIQILTQGKLSAPRILRVHKVINYVIEKMVLDKPLDSLSGDGSFAPVLTGSQSPLQAVGDGSFQSGFKPWQKLKPSIEILCNNQVLSPEMSLATVRAYIWKKSDDLVLNYRLVQSR, encoded by the exons ATGCACCGTGTGGGTAGTGCGAGTAACGGAAACAATTCAACTCGCCCGCGCAAGGAGAAGAGAATAACCTACGTGTTGAATGATTCTGATGACACAAAG CATTGTGCAGGCATAAATTGTCTGGCTCTACTTACATCTGCAGCATCTGATGGGTCTGATTATCTCTTCACTGGGAGCCGTGATGGTAGGTTAAAACGATGGGCACTAGATGTGAATAGAGCAACATCATCGGCTACCTTTGAATCTCATGTCGATTGG GTTAATGATGCTGTTCTTGTTGGTGATAGCACACTTGTTTCTTGTTCTTCAGATACAACCCTTAAG acATGGAATGCCTTGTCCTTTGGAACCTGTACTAGAACACTCCGACAACACTTTGACTATGTTACTTGCCTTGCAGCAGCAGGAAAAAAT AGCAATATTGTTGCCTCTGGTGGCCTTGGCGGGGAGGTTTTTATATGGGATATCGAGGCTGCCATCACTCCGGTTTCTAAGTGCAATGATGCTACAATTGATGAATCTTCAAATGGTATCAATGGTTCTGGCAACTTACTACCATTGACAAGCTTGCGTCCTATTAACTCAAGCAACAATATGTCCATGCACACTACTCAAACTCAGGGATACATTCCAATTGCTGCCAAAGGCCATAAAGATTCTGTTTATGCATTGGCTATGAATGAAAGTGGAACAATTCTTGTCTCTGGTGGCACAGAAAAG GTTGTGCGTGTCTGGGATGCAAGATCAGGATCAAAGACTCTAAAGCTAAGAGGACATACAGATAACATCAGGGCTCTGCTTCTGGATTCTAGTGGCAG ATATTGTTTATCAGGATCTTCAGACTCTATGATAAG GCTTTGGGATATAGGTCAGCAAAGATGTGTGCATTCTTATGCAGTTCATACAGATTCTGTTTGGGCACTTGCCAGCACCCCAACATTTAGTCATGTTTATAGTGGAGGGAGAGACTTTTCA TTATACTTGACAGATTTGCAAACTAGAGAGAGTAGTTTGCTTTGCACAGGCGAGCACCCTATTCTTCAGTTGGCTTTGCATGATGATAGCATTTGGGTTGCATCAACAGACTCTTCAGTTCATAGATGGCCAGCTGAAGGATACGACCCACAAAAGATTTTCCAGAGAGGCAATTCTTTTTTAGCTGGAAACTTGTCCTTTTCGAGAGCAAGAGTGTCAATAGAAGGATCTACCCCt GTTCCTGTATATAAAGAACCTACCTTAACTATCTTGGGTACACCTGCAATAGTACAACATGAAGTTTTGAATAATAAGAGACATGTGCTGACAAAG GATGCATCTGATTCAGTGAAGCTGTGGGAGATTACCAAAGGTGTTGTGATTGAAGATTACGGAAAG GTTTCGTTTGAGGAGAAAAAGGAAGAGCTATTTGAGATG GTTAGTATTCCTGCATGGTTCACAGTGGATACCAGGCTTGGAAGCTTGTCAGTCCATTTGGACACTCCTCAATGTTTCTCTGCAGAGATGTATTCAGCAGATCTTAACATTGTAGGCAAGCCTGAAGATGATAAG ATTAATTTGGCTCGAGAAACCCTTAAAGGGCTATTGGCTCATTGGTTGAGAAAACGAAAGCAAAGAATGGAATCCCCAGCTCCAGCTAATGGGGAGTTATTATCTGGAAAGGATATTTCTTCTAGAAGTCTTGCCCATTCTAGAATTGAGGTTGATGGTAGTTCTGAGAATGATGCTATGGTTTATCCTCCATTTGAATTCTCAGTTACTTCCCCTCCTTCCATTATTACTGAGGGCACTCATGGAGGTCcctggagaaaaaaaattactgattTAGATGGAACCAAGGATGAGAAAGACTTCCCCTGGTGGTGTCTAGACTGCGTTTTGAATAATCGGTTACCTCCCCGAGAAAATACTAA ATGCAGTTTCTATTTGCAACCATGTGAAGGCTCTTCAATCCAGATCCTCACACAAGGGAAGCTAAGTGCCCCACGTATATTAAGAGTTCACAAA GTTATTAATTATGTAATAGAGAAGATGGTGCTTGACAAACCTTTGGATAGCTTAAGTGGTGATGGTAGTTTTGCCCCTGTACTTACTGGGTCACAGTCACCACTTCAAGCAGTTGGGGATGGATCTTTTCAATCTGGATTTAAGCCTTGGCAAAAGCTTAAACCTTCTATTGAAATATTGTGCAACAACCAG GTTCTGTCTCCTGAAATGAGCTTAGCCACAGTGCGAGCTTATATATGGAAGAAATCAGATGACTTGGTTCTAAATTACAGACTAGTTCAAAGCAGGTGA